One Citrus sinensis cultivar Valencia sweet orange chromosome 5, DVS_A1.0, whole genome shotgun sequence genomic window, ACTGATTTTGATATCTTTTGTTGACGTGGCAGATCCGGTTCATATTGTTACAGAACAGGCAAGGAAAGACTCGTCTCGCCAAGTACTATGTTCCTCTCGAGGATTCCGAGAAACACAAGGTCGAATACGAGGTATGATTATGAACGTGATCTTGCGTTTTCTGCAGTTGTTGTtctaattattcaattttctagGGTTTTGAAATTTGGATGCCTTTCTTGTAGGTTCATCGGTTGGTGGTCAACAGAGATCCCAAGTTTACTAATTTCGTTGAGGTTGGTGATTCTCCACAAATTATAATGCTTAAATTGCTTAGGCCAAGTTTCTACACTGTagctaacttttatttttattaatttatttgctgAGAAAtgtagaaataataatttacctCTTTCAAATTATCCCGAGGCTGATGAGTCTGAAGCTTATGAAGTACTGGAACTCACACCCTCGGTTAATTTTTACTGatggaaataaataatatttcagtTAAACTTTTAGAAAAGGAAATGGCATTTACTTAATACATTTTGATGGgcattttctcataatttttatgGAAATTGATAAAATCCCACTTAAACTCCTATTACGAATTCTTTTTATGGGAAGGTGGAAAGCTAAGAATTGGGCAGCTTTCTTGTCCGATCAGTAgcactcttttattttctttttattatttttttaattttcaaaaatcccAGCCGGACGTCTGATTTTTACCTATTGTAAAATTGTACCATTATATTTGACAGCCTATCTTCTCTACTAGAGCAATTTCACTTTGTGCTCTATGCCTTTGCACTGAAATATCTGTGTGCATGTGTTTGTGTTTGGTCTATGTGTACTTTCTGCAGTTTCGTACACACAAGGTAATCTACAGGCGGTATGCTGGATTGTTTTTCTCGCTTTGTGTCGACATAACAGATAATGAATTGGCATATTTGGAGTGCATCCATTTATTTGTGGAGATATTGGATCATTTCTTCAGCAATGTCTGCGAGCTAGatttagtatttaattttcacaAGGTATGTGATCGCATTTTCATTTCAAGTTCTGTTACTGTTTCTTTTTGCATCTGCTGAATTACTAACTATTTGATGTTTATATTATGTCATTTTGT contains:
- the LOC102626785 gene encoding AP-2 complex subunit sigma, with protein sequence MIRFILLQNRQGKTRLAKYYVPLEDSEKHKVEYEVHRLVVNRDPKFTNFVEFRTHKVIYRRYAGLFFSLCVDITDNELAYLECIHLFVEILDHFFSNVCELDLVFNFHKVYLILDEFILAGELQETSKRAIIERMGELEKLE